One window of Nicotiana tomentosiformis chromosome 11, ASM39032v3, whole genome shotgun sequence genomic DNA carries:
- the LOC104095766 gene encoding uncharacterized protein: MATVSSARSSAYLTALTQEIEKKLQRALTSPSQRRNLLQELFADIALEVDDRAKEIILSSEDAITAAEERAEGPTCYYYVLADHFVRVPQNGKPILDLIVQLWSQSFASNTFSLLFHKWLFEVQLENSEVLLRYSSALVQGATNVFWIDIQTNTRRFQSLFQYLLEEVALVPGRLKKIPLQAQRDLFLLLSRFIFLYNLADRLESFLRQFPDFPNAFLIGGPADIFVTELADQLQKLKVEPVLLHYLSQLKVLQGLELRMATSTRLKTCLYSFTSPGAPMYPTRAVRHAAWDALDLLYPVGRYPRHIISLFFRLLYPWYWPSSFWNFMKSCILAIFYSLLRLIFSSWDKVRRPKEQ; encoded by the exons ATGGCTACCGTTTCATCAGCTCGAAGCTCCGCTTACCTCACAGCTCTTACCCAAGAGATTGAAAAGAAGCTTCAACGT GCATTGACTTCGCCGTCGCAGAGGCGTAATTTGTTGCAAGAGCTGTTCGCTGATATAGCTTTGGAAGTTGATGATCGAGCTAAAG AGATAATACTCAGCAGCGAGGATGCTATTACGGCTGCAGAGGAACGGGCTGAAGGACCGACATGCTACTACTATGTGCTTGCTGATCATTTTGTCCGTGTACCTCAGAACGGAAAACCGATCCTTGATCTGATTGTCCAACTGTGGAGTCAATCCTTCGCTTCAAATACTTTTTCACTCCTTTTCCATAAATGG TTGTTTGAGGTTCAACTTGAAAATTCTGAAGTCCTCCTTCGCTACTCATCAGCTCTTGTTCAAGGAGCTACAAATGTATTCTG GATCGACATCCAAACAAACACAAGGCGTTTCCAGAGTCTTTTTCAG TATCTGCTTGAGGAAGTTGCCCTTGTTCCGGGTCGATTAAAGAAGATCCCTTTGCAG GCCCAAAGAGATTTATTTCTCCTCCTTTCAAGGTTCATATTCTTGTATAACCTAG CTGACAGGCTAGAAAGTTTTTTAAGGCAATTTCCTGATTTTCCAAATGCTTTCTTGATTGGTGGTCCAGCAGATATATTTGTAACTGAACTAGCTGATCAG CTTCAAAAACTAAAAGTGGAGCCAGTATTGTTGCATTACCTCTCCCAATTGAAAGTCCTTCAAG GATTAGAGTTGAGAATGGCTACCAGTACAAGATTGAAAACTTGCTTGTATAGCTTCACGTCACCAGGTGCTCCCATGTACCCAACAAGAGCTGTTCGCCATGCAGCATGGGATGCATTAGATTTGCTATATCCT GTTGGACGATACCCTCGACATATCATAAGTCTCTTTTTCCGCTTGCTGTATCCTTGGTATTGGCCTTCTTCATTTTGGAATTTTATGAAGTCGTGCATACTGGCTATATTTTATTCACTTTTGAGGTTAATATTTTCAAGTTGGGATAAAGTGAGGAGGCCAAAGGAGCAATGA